A stretch of the Ostrea edulis chromosome 9, xbOstEdul1.1, whole genome shotgun sequence genome encodes the following:
- the LOC130050295 gene encoding uncharacterized protein LOC130050295, with translation MVKIRLLKRMERIEDVMEKETASDPQETEGDTNQNNANISEVSTNGLCSEVKQNGHLSSNDSLSHETEIVANGEVDVTASGAAAATNSPPSIVTCHPITNNGPITNQSTSPNSFSPNSKPSPRGSSPQNCSNHNSAANHQHVVHVHISQGESFSVRVGEQIQRIQGKSIMDTN, from the coding sequence AAGATTACTTAAGAGAATGGAAAGGATAGAAGATGTGATGGAGAAAGAGACTGCATCGGATCCTCAAGAAACAGAAGGGGATACAAACCAGAAcaatgccaacatcagtgaagtGTCAACAAATGGATTATGTTCAGAGGTGAAACAGAATGGGCATTTGAGTTCAAACGACAGTTTGAGTCATGAAACAGAGATTGTGGCGAACGGGGAAGTGGACGTAACAGCTAGCGGTGCTGCAGCAGCCACAAATTCACCACCTTCAATTGTCACATGTCATCCCATCACAAACAATGGCCCCATTACAAATCAAAGTACATCTCCAAACAGTTTCTCTCCCAATTCCAAACCCTCCCCACGGGGATCTAGTCCACAGAATTGTTCTAATCATAATTCGGCAGCAAATCACCAACATGTGGTCCATGTTCACATCAGCCAAGGCGAATCTTTCTCTGTTAGAGTGGGAGAACAAATTCAACGCATTCAAGGTAAGTCTATAATGGATACAAACTAA